The Lujinxingia litoralis genome has a window encoding:
- the grxC gene encoding glutaredoxin 3: MAEVIIYRTQYCPYCDMAKRLFREMEVPFEEIDITHDPEARAELIQRTGGKRTVPQIFINGTSVGGFTDVQALRRSGELDTMLATQ, encoded by the coding sequence ATGGCCGAAGTGATCATCTACCGCACCCAGTACTGCCCCTATTGTGACATGGCCAAGCGCCTCTTCCGCGAGATGGAAGTCCCCTTCGAAGAGATCGACATTACCCACGATCCCGAAGCCCGCGCCGAGCTCATTCAACGCACGGGAGGCAAGCGCACCGTGCCCCAGATCTTTATCAACGGCACCTCGGTCGGCGGTTTCACCGACGTTCAGGCCCTGCGGCGAAGCGGTGAACTCGACACCATGCTCGCCACACAATAA
- a CDS encoding AgmX/PglI C-terminal domain-containing protein encodes MKPKNHNLRVALVWNGTIYQELTFTKDSASEVTIGEGDKNIFSVPAPGLPESLKMFERQDSGYKIRITDKIESSLHLDDEEFDLEELIDEGKAKKSESVSTEKGQASVYEVDLQFGDWGVLNLGSVNIFFQLVERGEAIVGTSPKEMFDGPLSLSLVFAAIAHLVFLITAFMQPIEPELTELEVMDRFARFAVDDVDVAIEEEEEVDVPSEDTTGKKAGGEEGEFGDPDEEMPDSKIPKVDGPMVDQIDVKNIGVHEALSNNIISDGPLANLFGNSEGFDSKMQVAFSGEGGELQIGRGQGGMGMRGSGSGGGGEGFGRVGGLGKVDTGGGKGTGAALGKKKERKVEARMSTGAPAVGDFCDPGNIRQVVNRRQPAIRHCFERELQTNPTLSGNISVTWRVQLDGSASNASIASSTMGNSAVESCIVRVVDRLRFEKPDGGICVINYPFVFSGIE; translated from the coding sequence GTGAAGCCGAAAAATCATAACCTGCGCGTCGCGCTTGTCTGGAACGGGACAATTTATCAAGAGTTGACGTTCACCAAAGACAGCGCGTCGGAAGTCACCATTGGTGAAGGCGATAAAAACATCTTCTCAGTCCCCGCGCCGGGACTGCCCGAGTCGCTGAAGATGTTTGAGCGTCAGGACTCGGGTTATAAAATCCGGATCACCGACAAGATCGAGTCCTCTCTGCATCTCGATGATGAAGAGTTCGATCTTGAAGAGTTGATCGACGAAGGAAAGGCCAAGAAGAGCGAGAGCGTCTCGACTGAGAAAGGCCAGGCCTCGGTCTACGAGGTTGACCTTCAGTTCGGTGACTGGGGTGTGCTCAACCTGGGCAGCGTTAATATCTTCTTCCAGCTGGTGGAGCGTGGCGAAGCCATTGTCGGGACCAGTCCGAAAGAGATGTTTGACGGCCCGCTCTCGCTCTCACTGGTGTTTGCGGCGATCGCGCACCTGGTGTTCCTGATCACCGCGTTCATGCAGCCGATTGAGCCAGAACTCACTGAGCTTGAGGTGATGGACCGCTTCGCGCGCTTTGCGGTGGACGATGTGGACGTCGCCATTGAAGAAGAGGAAGAGGTCGATGTTCCCTCGGAGGATACCACCGGTAAGAAGGCCGGCGGCGAAGAGGGTGAGTTCGGCGACCCGGACGAAGAGATGCCTGACTCCAAGATCCCCAAAGTTGATGGCCCGATGGTCGATCAGATCGACGTGAAAAACATCGGTGTGCACGAGGCGCTGAGCAACAACATCATCAGCGACGGTCCGCTGGCGAACCTCTTTGGAAACTCGGAAGGGTTCGACTCCAAGATGCAGGTTGCCTTTAGCGGTGAAGGCGGCGAGCTGCAGATTGGTCGCGGCCAGGGTGGCATGGGTATGCGCGGCAGCGGCAGCGGCGGTGGTGGCGAAGGTTTTGGTCGCGTCGGTGGGCTGGGTAAAGTGGATACCGGTGGTGGTAAAGGGACCGGTGCGGCGCTTGGTAAGAAGAAAGAGCGTAAGGTTGAAGCTCGTATGTCGACTGGAGCTCCGGCCGTGGGTGACTTCTGCGACCCGGGCAACATCCGTCAGGTGGTGAACCGCCGTCAGCCCGCGATTCGCCACTGCTTTGAGCGCGAGCTTCAGACCAATCCCACGCTCAGTGGTAACATCTCGGTGACCTGGCGTGTGCAGCTGGACGGTTCGGCGTCTAACGCCTCCATTGCCAGCTCGACGATGGGCAACTCGGCGGTTGAAAGCTGCATCGTGCGCGTGGTGGATCGCCTGCGCTTTGAGAAGCCCGATGGTGGTATCTGCGTGATCAACTACCCCTTCGTGTTCTCGGGTATCGAGTAA
- the xseB gene encoding exodeoxyribonuclease VII small subunit produces the protein MSSDSNTKIEALSYGQAMEELNQILAAIEGDAVDLDELGERVARAAELIRVCRGKIEQTEFQVRTIIEELDEGEES, from the coding sequence ATGAGTAGTGATTCAAATACGAAGATCGAGGCGCTGAGCTACGGGCAGGCCATGGAGGAGCTCAACCAGATTCTGGCCGCCATCGAAGGCGACGCCGTCGATCTCGATGAGCTCGGCGAGCGGGTGGCCCGCGCCGCCGAGCTCATTCGGGTCTGCCGCGGGAAGATCGAGCAGACCGAGTTTCAGGTACGCACCATCATCGAAGAGCTCGATGAGGGTGAGGAGAGCTGA
- a CDS encoding S49 family peptidase has translation MLRAPFALFINLLKLLRYVWKWSFFKLGRALSHNPLWVRLDMSSRRPFGPARGLATHFQRQESFLRLRDDVDALARATDVDGIILIADDFGEGAARTADMRALIERLRRSGKRVVMHAHSLHGNDFDLATACDEVTLTPGGRLYLFGRRFEEIFAAELLEKVGIVAQFIHIGPFKTAAHRIIHRQGTLPQRLMMTQLLSSLEDERINRQARTLELAPELLAASVGHMPLDAESAQAMGLTGPQVHRARQRDYLALGDDADAFVSRPDLARQNDGQEQPDTTASAASKRSTRGIEIRAAEDYVRADPGRFKPLPLFSARPRVAIMDLAGMIVMSGAELPGRSSASVDPAEVLPVLHRLRADSRVRAVVLHINSPGGSALASEVLWEAIERLRQIKPVVAYCSDVAASGGYYMAVACDRIICQPETLTGSIGVIAGKLALPGVFEHLDLHVEHRERDPVGRFQSVSAPLPPRAMENLQHDARAFYRMFLRRVGEARQIPRRRLHRYARGRVYTGRDALDRALVDELGGFERAFALACELAKLSPDNAALHFAGHRRISLPALLRRQIRTELPALSALDSARAAHALLKKEQLLALSTLRLTNSPSS, from the coding sequence ATGCTGCGTGCGCCCTTTGCGCTGTTCATCAACCTTTTGAAGCTGCTGCGTTACGTCTGGAAGTGGAGTTTTTTCAAACTGGGACGCGCCCTGAGCCATAACCCACTCTGGGTACGCCTTGATATGAGTTCCCGACGCCCCTTCGGTCCGGCCCGGGGGCTGGCCACGCACTTTCAACGCCAGGAGTCCTTCCTGCGTCTGCGCGATGACGTCGACGCCCTGGCCCGCGCTACAGACGTCGACGGCATTATCCTGATTGCCGACGACTTCGGCGAAGGGGCGGCACGTACGGCTGACATGCGAGCGCTCATCGAAAGGTTGCGCCGCTCCGGAAAGCGTGTGGTCATGCACGCACACAGCCTCCACGGCAACGACTTCGATCTGGCCACCGCCTGCGACGAGGTCACCCTGACCCCGGGCGGCCGTCTCTACCTCTTTGGACGCCGCTTCGAAGAAATCTTCGCCGCGGAACTCCTGGAGAAAGTCGGGATCGTCGCTCAGTTCATCCACATCGGCCCCTTCAAGACCGCAGCTCACCGCATCATCCATCGCCAGGGTACCCTCCCACAGCGTTTGATGATGACGCAGCTCCTAAGCAGCCTGGAAGACGAGCGTATCAACCGCCAGGCCCGCACCCTGGAACTTGCTCCCGAGCTGCTGGCGGCCAGTGTCGGGCACATGCCGCTCGACGCCGAGAGTGCCCAGGCCATGGGGCTGACCGGCCCCCAGGTGCACCGCGCGCGCCAGCGTGACTATCTGGCCCTGGGCGACGACGCCGACGCATTCGTTTCCCGGCCCGACCTCGCTCGCCAGAACGACGGTCAGGAGCAGCCCGACACCACTGCCTCAGCGGCCTCCAAGCGTTCAACCCGAGGCATCGAGATTCGCGCCGCCGAAGACTATGTCCGCGCCGACCCGGGACGTTTTAAACCCCTGCCACTCTTTTCGGCCCGGCCCAGAGTCGCCATCATGGATCTCGCCGGAATGATCGTGATGTCCGGCGCGGAACTCCCCGGCAGATCGTCGGCGAGCGTCGATCCGGCCGAAGTGCTACCGGTGCTTCATCGGCTGCGCGCTGACTCCCGCGTGCGCGCCGTCGTGCTGCACATCAACTCTCCGGGGGGCAGCGCGCTGGCCAGCGAAGTTCTCTGGGAGGCCATCGAACGCCTGCGCCAGATTAAGCCCGTGGTGGCCTACTGCTCCGACGTCGCGGCCAGCGGCGGCTACTATATGGCAGTCGCCTGCGACCGGATCATATGCCAGCCCGAAACCCTGACCGGCTCCATCGGCGTGATCGCCGGAAAGCTCGCCCTTCCCGGCGTGTTCGAACATCTGGATCTTCACGTGGAACACCGTGAACGCGACCCGGTGGGACGTTTTCAAAGCGTCTCAGCGCCCCTGCCACCTCGCGCGATGGAGAACCTCCAGCACGACGCCCGGGCCTTCTATCGGATGTTCTTGCGACGCGTGGGTGAAGCCCGTCAGATTCCCCGCCGACGACTCCATCGCTACGCACGCGGCCGCGTCTACACCGGACGCGATGCCCTGGACCGTGCGCTGGTAGACGAGCTCGGAGGCTTTGAGCGCGCCTTCGCCCTGGCCTGCGAACTCGCCAAACTCTCTCCCGACAATGCCGCCCTGCACTTCGCTGGCCACAGGCGCATCAGCCTCCCGGCCCTGCTGCGCCGACAGATTCGCACCGAGCTCCCGGCGCTTTCCGCCCTGGATAGCGCCCGCGCCGCCCACGCCCTCCTCAAGAAAGAGCAGCTCCTGGCCCTGAGCACACTCCGCCTTACGAATTCACCTTCATCTTGA
- the ftsH gene encoding ATP-dependent zinc metalloprotease FtsH — MVVVVFNVLTDTTVDSSEISFSQFRNAVETGQVEAVTIKDLEVQGTFSEAFARENHEGKTEFSTVGPVGEDLQDMLAAQQIEFSFDKADEDGAWKTILVTTIPLLLLVMVLIFFMRQFQGGGGGRAMTFGKSRARLLNENQNKVTFNDIAGIDEAKEELQEIVEFLKNPKKYTRLGGRIPKGVLLMGSPGTGKTLLARGVAGEAGVPFFSISGSDFVEMFVGVGASRVRDLFEQGKKNAPCIIFIDEIDAVGRHRGSGMGGGHDEREQTLNQLLVEMDGFESNEGVILIAATNRADVLDPALLRPGRFDRRVMVAPPDVRGREQILKIHTRRTPIGKSVDLKDIARGTPGFSGADLENLVNEAALLAARASKDRVDAIDFEEAKDKVLMGAERKSIVLTDEEKAITAYHESGHAIVALRQPNTDPVHKVTIIPRGRALGVTQQLPTKDRYNLNRDYVLERIAVMMGGRAAEELIYNQFTTGAGQDIKVATDLARQMVCEWGMSEKIGPLFYGQSQEASLATSRPYSEDLAREIDAEVRRIVKEAYQRAYDMLIENRELLELMTQALLEFEALDANEIRYLAEEGKLDWIREERQKKAAEQAEEAERAPKTGFASKIKDQVPPTVGPNLAPSNT; from the coding sequence ATGGTCGTGGTGGTCTTCAACGTTCTGACCGACACCACGGTCGACTCCTCCGAGATCTCATTTAGCCAGTTCCGCAACGCCGTGGAGACCGGCCAGGTCGAAGCGGTCACCATTAAAGACCTCGAGGTCCAGGGTACCTTCTCCGAAGCGTTCGCCCGCGAGAACCACGAAGGCAAAACCGAATTCAGCACGGTGGGCCCGGTCGGTGAAGACCTCCAGGACATGCTCGCTGCCCAACAGATCGAGTTCTCCTTTGATAAGGCCGATGAAGACGGCGCCTGGAAGACGATCCTGGTGACCACGATCCCACTGCTCCTGCTGGTGATGGTGCTGATCTTTTTCATGCGCCAGTTCCAGGGCGGCGGCGGTGGTCGGGCGATGACCTTCGGGAAGTCGCGTGCGCGCCTGCTCAACGAAAACCAGAACAAAGTCACGTTCAACGACATCGCCGGGATCGATGAAGCCAAAGAAGAGCTTCAGGAGATCGTCGAGTTCCTCAAAAATCCCAAAAAATATACCCGCCTGGGCGGACGCATCCCCAAGGGCGTGTTGCTGATGGGCTCTCCGGGGACCGGTAAAACCCTGCTGGCCCGTGGTGTGGCCGGTGAGGCCGGCGTCCCCTTCTTCTCCATCTCGGGTTCCGACTTCGTAGAGATGTTTGTCGGCGTGGGTGCCTCGCGGGTCCGCGACCTCTTTGAGCAAGGCAAGAAGAACGCCCCCTGCATCATCTTCATCGACGAGATCGATGCGGTCGGTCGCCATCGCGGCTCCGGTATGGGTGGTGGCCACGACGAGCGCGAGCAGACGCTGAACCAGCTTCTGGTTGAAATGGACGGCTTTGAGTCCAACGAAGGTGTCATCCTGATCGCAGCGACCAACCGTGCCGACGTGCTCGACCCGGCCCTGTTGCGCCCCGGGCGCTTTGACCGCCGCGTGATGGTCGCGCCGCCCGATGTGCGCGGTCGTGAGCAGATCCTCAAAATTCACACTCGCCGCACGCCCATTGGCAAGTCGGTCGATCTCAAAGATATCGCCCGCGGCACCCCTGGCTTCTCCGGCGCCGACCTGGAGAACCTGGTCAACGAAGCCGCCCTGCTGGCAGCGCGCGCCAGCAAAGACCGCGTCGATGCCATTGACTTCGAAGAGGCCAAGGACAAAGTCCTGATGGGTGCCGAGCGCAAGTCGATCGTGCTCACCGACGAAGAGAAGGCGATCACCGCCTATCACGAGTCCGGCCACGCCATCGTCGCGCTACGCCAGCCCAACACCGACCCGGTGCACAAGGTTACGATCATTCCACGTGGTCGCGCCCTGGGGGTCACGCAGCAGCTGCCGACCAAGGATCGCTACAACCTCAACCGCGACTACGTGCTGGAGCGCATCGCGGTGATGATGGGCGGTCGGGCCGCCGAAGAACTGATCTACAACCAGTTCACCACCGGCGCCGGCCAGGACATCAAGGTCGCCACCGATCTGGCGCGCCAGATGGTCTGTGAATGGGGCATGAGCGAGAAGATCGGCCCCCTCTTCTACGGCCAATCGCAGGAGGCCAGCCTGGCCACCTCGCGTCCCTACAGCGAAGACCTCGCCAGGGAGATCGACGCCGAGGTCCGCCGCATCGTCAAAGAGGCCTATCAGCGCGCGTACGACATGTTGATCGAGAACCGCGAGCTGCTCGAGCTGATGACCCAGGCGCTCCTGGAGTTTGAAGCCCTCGACGCCAACGAAATCCGCTACCTGGCTGAAGAAGGCAAACTCGACTGGATTCGCGAAGAACGGCAGAAGAAGGCCGCGGAGCAAGCCGAAGAGGCCGAACGCGCCCCGAAGACCGGCTTTGCCTCCAAGATCAAGGACCAGGTCCCGCCGACGGTCGGCCCCAACCTGGCGCCGTCGAACACCTGA
- the xseA gene encoding exodeoxyribonuclease VII large subunit — MMMARMIDIEEQHSRLRISFPYDRELVAVVRTLPERWYDKHTRSWLVPLEHLAFVIDRLNAHHFKHSEALRAYCSQHQAVVQQLPEPALPPLPEGTLSVAQLNHQARQVLRERFAEPVWLVGELQDFDKNRASGYRTFFFDLVERPYAGASEVARIKAVLFDGARRLIEETLQESALDVTLRDGLAVRLLVKVELYPQNGRFQVVVEGIDPRYTAGELEMNRERAFRALESAGLAGLNLARPLPLCPLRVGLITSYESDAYNDFAHQLARSGLGFELCVHHANVQGARTEASVLRALRYFERRADQVDVVAIVRGGGSRSDLAYFDTEAIGQAVCRLPIKVICGVGHQRDVCLLDLISESTKTPTAAADLLIAQVERYWSAMGERYARIAREALRQVDSQRQYLRVLSARLAGEVTREVERARARDARARQRARGAIREQLALARQAGRRAEERLARGSHLRTREARRELWRAAGGLSLGAIELRMRRKEDELRAQKERLDRAQRVVLRQAKARLELAEEQRRLLDPARVLARGFAIVRTEKGIVRDPARLARGQRMEVELARGRFVAIREDEPAASEPRQEELIPARAGDDSPTEE, encoded by the coding sequence ATGATGATGGCGCGAATGATCGACATTGAGGAGCAGCACTCCCGGCTTCGGATCAGCTTTCCCTACGACCGGGAACTGGTGGCTGTGGTGCGTACTCTGCCGGAGCGGTGGTACGACAAGCACACCCGCAGCTGGCTTGTGCCGCTGGAGCATCTGGCCTTTGTGATCGATCGGCTAAATGCGCACCATTTTAAGCATAGTGAGGCGCTTCGGGCCTATTGCTCGCAGCATCAGGCCGTGGTGCAGCAGCTTCCGGAGCCGGCGCTCCCTCCGCTGCCCGAGGGCACGCTCAGCGTCGCTCAACTCAACCACCAGGCCCGGCAGGTGTTGCGGGAGCGTTTCGCTGAGCCGGTCTGGCTGGTGGGGGAGTTGCAGGATTTCGATAAGAACCGGGCCAGCGGTTATCGCACCTTTTTCTTTGATCTGGTGGAGCGTCCCTACGCCGGGGCCAGCGAGGTGGCGCGTATCAAGGCGGTGCTCTTTGATGGGGCCCGTCGCTTGATCGAGGAGACGCTGCAGGAGAGTGCGCTCGATGTGACGCTACGCGACGGGCTGGCGGTGCGCCTGCTGGTCAAGGTGGAGCTCTACCCGCAAAACGGTCGCTTTCAGGTGGTGGTCGAGGGGATCGATCCTCGTTATACCGCCGGTGAGTTGGAGATGAATCGCGAGCGCGCGTTTCGGGCACTGGAGTCGGCGGGGCTGGCGGGGCTGAACCTGGCCCGGCCGCTGCCTCTTTGCCCGCTGCGCGTGGGGTTGATCACCAGCTATGAGAGCGACGCCTACAATGACTTCGCCCATCAACTCGCGCGCAGCGGTCTGGGGTTTGAGTTATGCGTGCATCACGCCAACGTGCAGGGCGCTCGTACCGAGGCCTCGGTGCTCAGGGCGCTGCGCTACTTTGAGCGTCGTGCTGATCAGGTCGATGTGGTGGCGATTGTGCGCGGTGGGGGCTCGCGTTCCGATCTGGCGTACTTTGATACCGAGGCCATCGGTCAGGCGGTGTGCCGCTTGCCGATCAAGGTGATCTGCGGGGTAGGGCACCAGCGCGATGTGTGCCTGCTCGATTTGATCAGCGAGTCGACCAAGACCCCGACGGCGGCGGCCGACCTGCTGATCGCGCAGGTCGAGCGCTACTGGAGTGCGATGGGAGAGCGCTATGCGCGGATCGCGCGGGAGGCGCTGCGCCAGGTGGACTCGCAGCGTCAGTACCTGCGCGTGCTCAGCGCCCGGCTCGCCGGTGAGGTGACCCGGGAGGTGGAACGGGCCCGAGCGCGTGATGCCCGCGCGCGTCAGCGGGCCCGGGGCGCGATTCGCGAGCAGCTGGCGCTCGCTCGCCAGGCGGGCCGACGCGCCGAGGAGCGGCTGGCGCGCGGGAGTCACCTGCGTACGAGGGAGGCGCGTCGGGAGCTCTGGCGCGCCGCCGGCGGGCTCTCGCTGGGGGCGATCGAGCTGCGGATGCGCCGTAAGGAAGACGAGCTGCGCGCGCAGAAGGAGCGCCTGGATCGGGCCCAGCGCGTGGTGCTTCGCCAGGCGAAGGCGCGCCTGGAGCTGGCCGAGGAGCAGCGACGCCTGCTGGACCCGGCGCGGGTGCTCGCCAGGGGCTTTGCCATCGTGCGTACTGAAAAGGGAATTGTGCGCGATCCGGCTCGTCTGGCCCGCGGTCAACGCATGGAAGTGGAGCTGGCGCGCGGGCGCTTTGTGGCCATTCGCGAAGATGAACCTGCGGCCAGCGAGCCGCGTCAGGAAGAACTGATCCCGGCCCGGGCCGGCGACGATTCCCCCACGGAGGAATGA
- a CDS encoding GYF domain-containing protein, producing MKFYCDSCQTKYSIADEKVRGKVLKVRCKKCSHIITVREASRPEAAPRSVSRKIAWHYAINGQSFGPMDEEALRQKVASGEVGDAAYLWNETFGDWKPLASVAEFAPALRQAQAARPSPRTIGVKEALSAISVGEGLDSEPSFAEASEASEASETDDEATVFDLNRSELLKGAADRSPAPLASTEEAVAGFKAALGQGAEESRQDRLSKLRERLHLDGEGEADAVAPGPQPEERGVDLALGDTLDAAERSEQAAPGFGASEAVVDASETGNGASGPAARASTHDGLFSGVDAPGASSGVPAASMASAGPTEQEGGEDSVPFFPSAPRLGDPAQASSSRMEEITGSLLIQLNTLKQDSRKRLVMFGAGAAVLLVLVAAVGYVVATSESTEVVDDTPKMRLDNVGQRPEFRTYSKERAKRATNLFVVEDDIVISREEGKAAFEHEEAARKAGKSTDEIRREQVALAEKNPSLLPKIDTDSLRFEGGSAEGAQIGRGDSKSGVNREGVGATAGGFEVGGLAGAGTAGPAGADDRFQRMAALKTDSNREIYRPHADLESGRRSKGPEGLTPEEIAQGFRTVMQSIGLCRERHMWRGGTIEARRIHLTLQVLDTGRIGRIKLEPDSLEGTEFSRCMNTHRDRWSFPSFNGEPIEVRAPFVLQ from the coding sequence ATGAAGTTTTACTGCGACAGTTGCCAGACCAAGTACTCGATCGCTGATGAAAAAGTTCGAGGGAAGGTTCTGAAGGTGCGCTGCAAGAAATGCAGCCACATTATCACGGTACGTGAGGCCAGCCGCCCGGAGGCGGCGCCCCGGTCGGTGAGCCGAAAGATCGCCTGGCATTACGCGATCAACGGGCAGTCCTTTGGGCCGATGGACGAAGAGGCGCTGCGTCAGAAGGTGGCCTCGGGAGAGGTCGGCGATGCGGCCTACCTGTGGAACGAGACCTTTGGGGATTGGAAGCCCCTGGCGAGTGTGGCTGAGTTCGCGCCGGCGCTGCGTCAGGCTCAGGCGGCGCGGCCTTCGCCCCGGACCATCGGCGTCAAAGAGGCGCTGAGCGCCATTTCGGTGGGAGAGGGGCTGGATTCGGAGCCGAGTTTTGCCGAAGCCAGCGAAGCCTCCGAGGCCAGCGAGACCGACGACGAAGCGACGGTCTTTGACCTGAATCGCTCCGAGCTGCTCAAGGGCGCCGCGGATCGATCCCCGGCCCCCCTGGCGAGCACCGAGGAGGCGGTCGCCGGCTTTAAGGCGGCGCTGGGGCAGGGGGCCGAGGAATCGCGACAGGATCGTCTCTCGAAGCTGCGCGAGCGCCTGCACCTCGATGGTGAGGGGGAGGCGGACGCCGTGGCCCCGGGCCCTCAGCCCGAGGAGAGAGGGGTTGATCTGGCCCTGGGCGACACGCTGGACGCCGCTGAGCGCAGCGAGCAGGCAGCGCCCGGGTTCGGTGCCTCGGAAGCGGTGGTCGACGCTTCGGAGACCGGGAACGGTGCTTCGGGGCCGGCAGCGCGCGCTTCGACGCACGATGGACTTTTTTCGGGGGTTGATGCTCCCGGCGCGTCCAGTGGTGTGCCAGCGGCGTCGATGGCCTCGGCCGGGCCGACGGAGCAGGAAGGGGGCGAGGATTCGGTGCCCTTCTTCCCCTCGGCGCCCCGGCTTGGCGATCCGGCGCAGGCCTCGTCCAGTCGTATGGAGGAGATCACCGGCAGTCTGCTCATTCAGCTTAACACGCTGAAGCAGGACAGCCGCAAGCGTCTGGTGATGTTCGGGGCGGGCGCCGCAGTGCTCCTGGTGCTGGTGGCTGCGGTGGGCTACGTGGTGGCGACCTCGGAGTCGACCGAAGTGGTGGACGATACGCCGAAGATGCGCCTGGATAACGTCGGGCAACGCCCGGAGTTTCGGACCTACTCCAAGGAGCGCGCGAAGCGCGCGACGAACCTCTTTGTGGTGGAGGATGACATCGTCATCAGCCGGGAGGAGGGCAAAGCGGCGTTTGAGCACGAGGAGGCGGCGCGTAAGGCGGGCAAGAGCACCGACGAGATTCGACGCGAGCAGGTTGCGCTGGCCGAGAAGAACCCGAGTCTGCTTCCGAAGATCGATACCGACTCCCTGCGCTTTGAGGGCGGCTCCGCCGAAGGCGCGCAGATCGGCCGGGGCGACTCCAAGAGCGGTGTGAACCGCGAGGGTGTGGGGGCGACGGCCGGTGGTTTTGAGGTCGGAGGGTTGGCCGGTGCCGGCACTGCCGGCCCGGCGGGTGCGGATGACCGTTTTCAGCGCATGGCGGCGCTTAAGACCGATTCTAACCGCGAGATCTACCGCCCGCACGCCGATCTCGAGTCCGGGCGCAGGTCCAAGGGGCCCGAGGGGCTGACGCCTGAAGAGATCGCCCAGGGCTTCCGCACCGTTATGCAGAGCATCGGGCTGTGTCGCGAGCGTCATATGTGGCGCGGCGGCACCATTGAAGCGCGACGCATTCATCTGACGCTGCAGGTGCTCGATACCGGTCGCATCGGACGGATCAAGCTGGAGCCCGATTCGCTGGAGGGCACCGAGTTTAGCCGTTGCATGAACACCCACCGCGATCGGTGGAGCTTCCCTTCGTTTAACGGGGAGCCGATCGAGGTGCGCGCGCCCTTTGTGCTGCAATGA
- the tilS gene encoding tRNA lysidine(34) synthetase TilS has product MGPTLLREDPLYRGVRQALLKAALPPDATLVLAWSGGQDSTVLLDLLMHLAPELSYGLVAAHIDHGMRPTSVRDAAFCRALARERGIALEVIHLTPGELSGQAAARQARYAALADLASQHRAAALLTAHHGDDLLESALMNLLRGSGLDGLASLRADALIPHRGATGRLLRPLLFAESADLSDYARRHGLTWVEDPTNAEDTYLRNRLRQRVTPALREIAGDLKPARRTLHNLEMERDAARHAADQLYQRARRPTLTPDARAFDAHTLLEAPRATATRMLLTLEPAWDAATLERILALLPRAFTTTPARHCVRGHLVWASHGRLSIEPCAERGAQDLLRRRAPLLRLPTTERGQVEWLGTRLRWSTLAARQVAPDCPQRPWRHLITEADWSQGLVLRAPRQGDRLEAQRPEGTTWHRDARTIFQSHHLGTDVRWAWPCLAHADDRLIWICGLAAEPFPRPHSPNARWVEVIVEPATALSAILQWQRK; this is encoded by the coding sequence ATGGGCCCCACCCTTCTCCGTGAGGATCCCCTGTATAGAGGCGTGCGCCAGGCACTCCTAAAGGCAGCTCTTCCCCCCGACGCGACGCTGGTGCTGGCCTGGAGTGGCGGCCAAGACTCTACGGTCCTCCTCGATCTTTTGATGCACCTGGCTCCCGAGCTGAGCTATGGCCTCGTGGCAGCTCACATTGACCATGGCATGCGTCCGACCTCGGTCCGCGATGCGGCGTTCTGCCGCGCGCTGGCCCGCGAGCGGGGGATTGCCCTGGAAGTCATACACCTGACGCCAGGCGAACTCTCCGGCCAGGCGGCGGCTCGCCAGGCTCGATACGCCGCGTTGGCCGACCTCGCCAGCCAGCACCGCGCCGCGGCGCTACTGACCGCGCACCACGGAGACGATCTTCTGGAGAGCGCCCTGATGAACCTCCTTCGCGGCAGCGGGCTCGACGGCCTGGCCTCCCTGCGCGCCGACGCCCTCATCCCCCACCGCGGTGCAACCGGGCGTCTTCTGCGCCCCTTGCTCTTTGCCGAGTCCGCCGACCTCTCAGACTACGCCCGGCGCCACGGGCTCACCTGGGTCGAAGACCCCACGAATGCCGAAGACACCTACCTGCGAAACCGCCTGCGCCAACGCGTCACCCCGGCGCTCCGAGAGATCGCCGGCGACTTAAAACCGGCACGCCGAACCCTGCACAACCTGGAGATGGAACGTGACGCAGCTCGTCATGCCGCCGACCAACTCTACCAGCGCGCCCGCCGACCAACGCTGACCCCGGACGCTCGGGCCTTTGATGCCCACACCCTCCTGGAGGCCCCCCGGGCCACCGCCACACGGATGCTCCTGACGCTGGAGCCCGCCTGGGACGCCGCCACCCTGGAGCGCATCCTCGCGCTCCTCCCACGCGCATTCACCACAACCCCCGCTCGCCATTGCGTACGGGGCCACCTGGTGTGGGCAAGTCACGGGCGTCTGAGCATTGAGCCCTGCGCCGAACGCGGCGCGCAAGACCTTCTCCGCCGCCGCGCCCCACTCCTCCGCCTACCCACCACCGAGCGCGGACAGGTCGAGTGGCTGGGCACTCGCCTGCGCTGGAGCACACTCGCAGCCAGGCAAGTCGCTCCCGACTGCCCACAGCGCCCCTGGCGCCACCTCATCACCGAAGCAGACTGGTCCCAGGGCCTCGTCCTGCGCGCTCCTCGCCAGGGCGATCGCCTGGAGGCGCAACGCCCCGAGGGCACCACCTGGCACCGGGACGCCCGCACGATCTTTCAGAGCCACCACCTGGGCACCGATGTGCGCTGGGCCTGGCCCTGCCTGGCCCACGCCGACGATCGCCTGATCTGGATCTGCGGCCTGGCAGCCGAGCCTTTTCCTCGTCCCCACTCCCCAAACGCCCGCTGGGTGGAGGTGATCGTGGAGCCTGCGACCGCCCTGAGTGCAATTCTTCAATGGCAGCGGAAATAA